In Chlorocebus sabaeus isolate Y175 chromosome 19, mChlSab1.0.hap1, whole genome shotgun sequence, a single genomic region encodes these proteins:
- the SLC16A8 gene encoding monocarboxylate transporter 3: protein MGAGGPRRGEGPPDGGWGWVVLGACFVVTGFAYGFPKAVSVFFRALMRDFGAGYSDTAWVSSIMLAMLYGTGPVSSILVTRFGCRPVMLAGGLLASAGMILASFATRLLELYLTAGVLTGLGLALNFQPSLIMLGLYFERRRPLANGLAAAGSPVFLSALSPLGQQLLERFGWRGGFLLLGGLLLHCCACGAVMRPPPGPGPRPRRDSAGDRAGDAPGEAEADGAGPQLSEATPRTRPRRRLLDLAVCTDRAFAVYAVTKFLMALGLFVPAILLVNYAKDAGVPDTDAAFLLSIVGFVDIVARPACGALAGLARLRPHVPYLFSLALLANGLTDLSSARARSYGALVAFCIAFGLSYGMVGALQFEVLMAAVGAPRFPSALGLVLLLEAVAVLIGPPSAGRLVDALKNYEIIFYLAGSEVALAGVFMAVATNCCLRCAKAAPAGPGTEGGASDTEEAEAEGDSEPLPVVAEEPGNLEALEVLSARGEPTEPETEARPRLAAESV from the exons ATGGGCGCTGGCGGCCCCCGGCGGGGCGAGGGCCCCCCAGACGGCGGCTGGGGCTGGGTGGTGCTGGGTGCCTGCTTCGTGGTCACTGGCTTCGCCTACGGCTTCCCCAAAGCCGTGAGCGTCTTCTTCCGGGCGCTCATGCGCGACTTCGGCGCCGGCTACAGCGACACGGCCTGGGTGTCCTCCATCATGCTGGCCATGCTCTACGGCACGG GCCCCGTGTCCAGCATCCTCGTGACCCGCTTTGGCTGTCGCCCGGTGATGCTGGCGGGTGGGCTGCTGGCTTCCGCGGGCATGATCCTAGCTTCCTTTGCCACGCGCCTCCTGGAGCTCTACCTGACCGCTGGGGTGCTCACAG GCCTGGGCCTGGCCCTCAACTTCCAGCCGTCGCTCATCATGCTGGGGCTGTACTTCGAGCGGCGGCGGCCTCTGGCCAACGGGCTGGCGGCGGCGGGCAGCCCCGTGTTCCTGTCCGCGCTGTCGCCGCTCGGCCAGCAGCTGCTGGAGCGCTTTGGCTGGCGCGGCGGCTTCCTGCTGCTCGGCGGGCTCCTGCTGCACTGCTGCGCCTGCGGGGCTGTCATGAGGCCGCCGCCCGGGCCGGGCCCGAGACCGCGCAGGGACAGCGCCGGCGACCGCGCGGGGGACGCTCCGGGCGAGGCAGAGGCGGACGGCGCGGGGCCGCAGTTGAGCGAGGCAACCCCCAGGACCCGGCCCCGCCGGCGCCTGCTGGACTTGGCAGTGTGCACCGACCGCGCCTTCGCCGTTTACGCCGTCACCAAGTTCCTGATGGCGCTCGGGCTCTTCGTTCCCGCCATCCTGCTGGTGAACTACGCCAAGGACGCGGGCGTGCCAGACACCGACGCCGCCTTCCTGCTGTCCATCGTGGGCTTCGTGGACATCGTGGCGCGGCCGGCGTGCGGCGCCCTGGCGGGCCTGGCGCGTCTGCGACCGCACGTCCCGTATCTCTTCAGCCTGGCCCTGCTGGCCAATGGGCTCACGGACCTGAGCAGCGCACGCGCGCGCTCCTACGGCGCCCTAGTCGCCTTCTGCATCGCCTTCGGCCTCTCCTACGGCATGGTGGGCGCGCTGCAGTTCGAGGTGCTCATGGCGGCTGTGGGCGCGCCCCGCTTCCCCAGTGCGCTGGGCCTGGTGTTGCTCTTGGAGGCCGTGGCCGTGCTCATCGGACCGCCCTCTGCTG GCCGCCTGGTGGATGCATTGAAGAACTACGAGATCATCTTCTACCTGGCAGGCTCCGAGGTGGCCCTGGCCGGGGTCTTCATGGCTGTCGCCACCAACTGCTGCCTGCGTTGTGCTAAAGCTGCCCCAGCAGGCCCAGGCACTGAGGGCGGGGCCAGTGacactgaggaagctgaggccgaAGGGGACTCTGAGCCCCTGCCTGTGGTTGCAGAGGAACCTGGCAACCTGGAGGCCCTGGAGGTGCTGAGCGCCCGGGGCGAGCCCACAGAACCAGAAACAGAGGCGAGGCCGAGGCTGGCTGCCGAGTCTGTGTAA
- the BAIAP2L2 gene encoding BAR/IMD domain-containing adapter protein 2-like 2 isoform X2 translates to MGGNLSKVTKQIRGRTRMRTKLLSLSPAAFPVLPWWPDIHLSWEPVTSQAHLRPQQLLSVFAGLCPAHGAEDTEVQTFHGDLLQHMEKNTKLDMQFIKDSRQHYELEYRHRAANLEKCMSELWRMERKRDKNVREMKESVNRLHAQMQAFVSESQRAAELEEKRRYRFLAEKHLLLSNTFLQFFGRARGMLQNRVLLWKEQSEASRSPSRAHSPGLLGPALGPPYPSGRLTPTRLDMPPRPLGEFSSPRSRHGSGSYGPEPNARPASQLEPDRRSLPRTPSASSLYSGSAQSSRSNSFGERPGGGGGARRVRALVSHSEGANHTLLRFSAGDVVEVLVPEAQNGWLYGKLEGSSASGWFPEAYVKALEEGPVNPMTPVTPMTSMSPMTPMMPVKPGNELPSRSYPLRGSYSLDDLLDRPANSTAPSEYWDGQSRSRTPSRVPSRAPSPAPLPSSRRGSVGSTGTATDVKKLMSSEQYPPQELFPRGTNPFATVKLRPTITNDRSAPLIR, encoded by the exons atggGTGgcaacttgtccaaagtcacaaagcAAATAAGAGGCAGAACTAGAATGAGGACGAAGCTTCTGAGCCTGAGCCCAGCAGCCTTTCCTGTCCTGCCCTGGTGGCCAGACATCCACTTGTCATGGGAACCTGTCACCTCTCAGGCCCATCTGAGACCTCAACAGCTTCTGAGTGTTTTTGCTGGGCTGTGCCCTGCCCATGGTGCTGAGGACACAGAG GTGCAGACATTCCATGGAGACCTGCTGCAGCACATGGAGAAGAACACCAAGCTGGACATGCAGTTCATCAAA GACAGCCGCCAGCACTATGAGCTCGAGTACCGCCACCGAGCGGCCAACCTGGAGAAGTGCATGTCTGAGCTGTGGCGCATGGAGCGCAAGAGAGACAAGAATGTGCGGGAGATGAAG GAGAGTGTGAACCGGCTGCACGCCCAGATGCAGGCCTTCGTGTCTGAGAGTCAGCGGGCGGCTGAACTGGAAGAAAAGCGGCGCTATCGCTTCCTGGCAGAGAAGCACCTGCTACTTTCCAACACCTTCCTGCAGTTCTTCGGCCGG GCCCGGGGGATGCTCCAGAACCGCGTGCTGCTGTGGAAGGAGCAGTCTGAGGCCAGCCGCAGCCCGTCGCGCGCCCACTCCCCCGGCCTGCTGGGCCCCGCGCTGGGGCCGCCCTACCCCTCGGGCCGCCTGACGCCCACCCGCCTGGACATG CCCCCGAGGCCCCTGGGAGAGTTCAGCTCCCCCCGCAGCCGGCACGGCTCCGGCTCCTACGGCCCAGAGCCCAACGCGAGGCCCGCGTCCCAGCTGGAGCCAGACCGCCGCTCCCTGCCCCGCACGCCGTCGGCCT CCTCGCTCTACAGCGGCAGCGCCCAAAGCTCACGCTCCAACTCCTTCGGCGAGCGCccgggcggcggcgggggcgccAGGAGGGTCCGCGCCCTGGTCTCTCACTCAGAGGGCGCCAACCACACGCTGCTGCGCTTCTCCGCCGGGGACGTGGTGGAGGTGCTGGTGCCCGAGGCCCAGAACGGCTGGCTCTACGGCAAGCTGGAGGGCTCGTCCGC GAGCGGCTGGTTCCCCGAGGCCTACGTGAAGGCTCTGGAGGAGGGGCCTGTGAATCCCATGACCCCCGTGACCCCCATGACCTCCATGTCCCCCATGACCCCCATGATGCCTGTGAAGCCCGGGAACGAGCTGCCTTCCAG GTCCTACCCACTCCGGGGCAGCTATAGCCTCGATGACCTCCTGGACCGGCCGGCCAACTCCACAGCACCCTCAGAGTACTGGGATGGCCAGTCCCGCTCCCGCACCCCAAGCCGGGTGCCGAGCCGTGCCCCGAGCCCTGCACCTTTGCCCAGCAGCCGCCGAGGCAGCGTGGGCAGCACAGGGACCGCCACTGACGTCAAG AAACTGATGTCCTCAGAGCAGTACCCGCCACAGGAGCTCTTCCCAAG GGGCACAAATCCTTTTGCTACTGTCAAGCTTCGTCCCACCATCACCAATGACCGCTCAGCACCCCTCATCCGCTGA
- the BAIAP2L2 gene encoding BAR/IMD domain-containing adapter protein 2-like 2 isoform X3, whose product MEKNTKLDMQFIKDSRQHYELEYRHRAANLEKCMSELWRMERKRDKNVREMKESVNRLHAQMQAFVSESQRAAELEEKRRYRFLAEKHLLLSNTFLQFFGRARGMLQNRVLLWKEQSEASRSPSRAHSPGLLGPALGPPYPSGRLTPTRLDMPPRPLGEFSSPRSRHGSGSYGPEPNARPASQLEPDRRSLPRTPSASSLYSGSAQSSRSNSFGERPGGGGGARRVRALVSHSEGANHTLLRFSAGDVVEVLVPEAQNGWLYGKLEGSSASGWFPEAYVKALEEGPVNPMTPVTPMTSMSPMTPMMPVKPGNELPSRSYPLRGSYSLDDLLDRPANSTAPSEYWDGQSRSRTPSRVPSRAPSPAPLPSSRRGSVGSTGTATDVKKLMSSEQYPPQELFPRGTNPFATVKLRPTITNDRSAPLIR is encoded by the exons ATGGAGAAGAACACCAAGCTGGACATGCAGTTCATCAAA GACAGCCGCCAGCACTATGAGCTCGAGTACCGCCACCGAGCGGCCAACCTGGAGAAGTGCATGTCTGAGCTGTGGCGCATGGAGCGCAAGAGAGACAAGAATGTGCGGGAGATGAAG GAGAGTGTGAACCGGCTGCACGCCCAGATGCAGGCCTTCGTGTCTGAGAGTCAGCGGGCGGCTGAACTGGAAGAAAAGCGGCGCTATCGCTTCCTGGCAGAGAAGCACCTGCTACTTTCCAACACCTTCCTGCAGTTCTTCGGCCGG GCCCGGGGGATGCTCCAGAACCGCGTGCTGCTGTGGAAGGAGCAGTCTGAGGCCAGCCGCAGCCCGTCGCGCGCCCACTCCCCCGGCCTGCTGGGCCCCGCGCTGGGGCCGCCCTACCCCTCGGGCCGCCTGACGCCCACCCGCCTGGACATG CCCCCGAGGCCCCTGGGAGAGTTCAGCTCCCCCCGCAGCCGGCACGGCTCCGGCTCCTACGGCCCAGAGCCCAACGCGAGGCCCGCGTCCCAGCTGGAGCCAGACCGCCGCTCCCTGCCCCGCACGCCGTCGGCCT CCTCGCTCTACAGCGGCAGCGCCCAAAGCTCACGCTCCAACTCCTTCGGCGAGCGCccgggcggcggcgggggcgccAGGAGGGTCCGCGCCCTGGTCTCTCACTCAGAGGGCGCCAACCACACGCTGCTGCGCTTCTCCGCCGGGGACGTGGTGGAGGTGCTGGTGCCCGAGGCCCAGAACGGCTGGCTCTACGGCAAGCTGGAGGGCTCGTCCGC GAGCGGCTGGTTCCCCGAGGCCTACGTGAAGGCTCTGGAGGAGGGGCCTGTGAATCCCATGACCCCCGTGACCCCCATGACCTCCATGTCCCCCATGACCCCCATGATGCCTGTGAAGCCCGGGAACGAGCTGCCTTCCAG GTCCTACCCACTCCGGGGCAGCTATAGCCTCGATGACCTCCTGGACCGGCCGGCCAACTCCACAGCACCCTCAGAGTACTGGGATGGCCAGTCCCGCTCCCGCACCCCAAGCCGGGTGCCGAGCCGTGCCCCGAGCCCTGCACCTTTGCCCAGCAGCCGCCGAGGCAGCGTGGGCAGCACAGGGACCGCCACTGACGTCAAG AAACTGATGTCCTCAGAGCAGTACCCGCCACAGGAGCTCTTCCCAAG GGGCACAAATCCTTTTGCTACTGTCAAGCTTCGTCCCACCATCACCAATGACCGCTCAGCACCCCTCATCCGCTGA